In Tiliqua scincoides isolate rTilSci1 chromosome 1, rTilSci1.hap2, whole genome shotgun sequence, the following are encoded in one genomic region:
- the RD3 gene encoding protein RD3, translated as MSLTSWFRWNEPPSRISQRSPTEMVMETLMMEFGWQMKEAEKQQRERENEYRKIKTGVDYGWLVSHPKHSYDISPAERLQLEDLCSKIHPSYCGPVIIRFRQLIAEYEPEAPEVSRIFHSVLQEAIEKIKEEEEAKKLARQWNTKHKTSLSLTTLKTRARISPFSSDIKTISEDVERGTDPTRRVWSMPEFRSTKDY; from the exons atGTCGCTGACTTCATGGTTCAGGTGGAATGAGCCCCCAAGCCGAATTTCCCAGAGGAGCCCAACAGAAATGGTGATGGAAACCCTTATGATGGAGTTTGGCTGGCAAATGAAGGAAGCCGAGAAACAGCAGCGGGAGAGAGAGAACGAGTATCGTAAGATAAAGACGGGGGTAGACTATGGCTGGCTAGTGAGCCATCCAAAGCATAGCTATGATATCAGTCCTGCGGAGCGTCTACAATTGGAGGACCTGTGCTCCAAAATACATCCTTCGTATTGTGGGCCTGTCATTATCAG ATTCCGACAGCTCATTGCTGAATATGAACCGGAGGCCCCGGAAGTATCTCGAATTTTCCATTCTGTTCTTCAGGAGGCCATTGAGAAgatcaaagaggaagaggaggcaaagAAGCTTGCACGGCAATGGAACACAAAGCACAAAACCAGTCTCTCCCTCACAACGTTGAAAACCCGAGCCAGGATTTCACCATTCAGCAGTGACATCAAGACCATTTCAGAAGATGTTGAAAGGGGCACTGATCCAACCAGAAGAGTATGGAGCATGCCTGAATTCAGGAGTACCAAAGACTACTGA